The genomic interval CATAGTCGCCCACTGGCAGTGTCCCGTGGCGGTCGGCGCAATGGGCGTCGACATTGCGGGCGCGGATCGTGAGGGTGCCTACGCCCGCCATGGCGTCGCGCGCGTTGATGGCCAGGTTCAGCAGCACGTTGTTGAGCTGGTTGGGGTCGGCCGTGGTGCTCCACAGGCTCGGGTCGATGTCGGTGAGGACGCGCGCGCTCGGGCCGATGACGCGGCGCATCATGTCGTCCATCTCGCGCAACAGGTGTCCCGGGTTGAGCACGATCGCCTGCAGCGGCTGGCGCCGCGCGAAGGCCAGCAGGTGCGAGGACAACTTGGCACCGCGCTCGACACCAGCGAGCGCCATCTCGACGCGGGTGCGCGCGGCATCGTTCAGGTTGCCGACCAGTTTCAGCAGTTGCAGGTTGCCGCCGATGATTTGCAGGACGTTGTTGAAATCGTGGGCGACGCCGCCGGTCAGCTGGCCGATCGCTTCCATCTTCTGGGCCTGGTGCAGCGCCGATTCGCTGGCGGCCAGCTGCTGCTGGCTCACGCGCAGCGAGGCAAACGCCGTGTCGCGCTCGCGCCGGGCCACGCAGGCATCGCTGTGGTACTGCACCCGGGCGACGAGTTCGCGCGGATCGGGCCACTTGACCATGTAGTCGTTGACGCCGGCCGCAAAGGCCATCGCCTTGATCTCCGGATCGTCTTCGGAGGACAGCATGATGACGGGGATGTGTTCGGTCTCGCGTACGGCGCGCAGGCGCCGCGTGAACTCGAAGCCGTCGAGGTCGGGCATGCGCAGGTCGACCAGCACCACCGTGACGTTGAGCTCGCGCGCCAGGTCGACCGCGCGTGCCGGGCTCGACTCGTAGCGCAAGACATGCTTCACGCAGGTCTTCAGCCCGTGCTCGATGATCTGCTGGGCAAACGGCTCGTCATCGATCAGCAGGATCGAACAGGGATGGGAAGCGTTTTCGATCATGGAAGTGGGAGTCTCATCCGTCGTTGCCGACGGCGCCTGCTTGCATTTTGTAAAAAATTTATTCTACACCAATGTTAACGGCTATTTCATCAATTTCACGATTTCGCTTGATAGTCCGGCCCGCGCCTCCATCTACGGCCCATCCGTATTGACAGGCCATCCGGCGAAGCGAGGCATTCCGTGCAGGATCCATTGTGCCCCTTGTGCGGGCGTGAACTGGGGAAGGTCAACATCGACCGCCACCACCTGGTTCCCAAGACCTTCAAGGGCAAGGAACAGTTCCCGATCCATAAGATCTGCCACCGCAAGATCCACTCGGCCTTCACCGAGCGCGAACTGCTGCGCACCTACCATACCTGGGAGGCGCTGCGCGGCCACGAGGACATCCGCGCCTTCATCGCCTGGGTGGCAAAGAAGCCGCCCGACTTCTATGCGCGTACCTGCACTTCCAACAGCAAGAAGAGCCGGAAATGACAGATTTGATTCCAGCTTGACAAGCCCGTACCGCAGTGCGCATGCTGGGCGCTTCGCCTTCCTGGACTGCGCATGAACTTTTCCGATTACCTGCAACACGACGCCACCGCCCTCGCCCAGCTGGTGGCGCGCGGCGAGACCAGCGCTACCGAACTGCTGGACCTGGCACTGGCGCAGCACGCGCGGGTGCACGGGCGCGTCAATGCCCTCGTACGCTCGCTCGAACCGCAGGCGCGCGCGCAGCTTGCCCGTCCTCTCTCCGGGCGTCTAGCCGGGGTCCCCTTCCTGATCAAGGATGGCGTCCAGGATTACGCGGGCGTGCCGACCAGTTTCGGCAGCCGCTCGATGCAGGGCTATGTGCCGGCCGAGCATGCCGCCGTCGTACGGCGCTACCTGGAGGCCGGCCTCGTCATCTTCGGCAAGACCAACCTGCCCGAATTCGCCCTGAAAGCCGTTACCGATCCGGCGCTGTACGGCCGCGCCAGCAATCCCCGGCACCTCGGCCATACGCCGGGCGGCTCCAGCGGCGGCGCGACCGCGGCGGTGGCGGCGGGCATCGTGCCCATGGCGGCCGGCAACGACGGCGGCGGCTCGATCCGCATCCCGGCGGCCTGCTGCGGCCTGTTTGGCCTGCGCCCTTCGCGTGGACGGGTGTCCTCCGGGCCTGCCATCGGCGAAGTCTGGTTCGGCGCGTCCAGCGAA from Massilia sp. Se16.2.3 carries:
- a CDS encoding response regulator, which produces MIENASHPCSILLIDDEPFAQQIIEHGLKTCVKHVLRYESSPARAVDLARELNVTVVLVDLRMPDLDGFEFTRRLRAVRETEHIPVIMLSSEDDPEIKAMAFAAGVNDYMVKWPDPRELVARVQYHSDACVARRERDTAFASLRVSQQQLAASESALHQAQKMEAIGQLTGGVAHDFNNVLQIIGGNLQLLKLVGNLNDAARTRVEMALAGVERGAKLSSHLLAFARRQPLQAIVLNPGHLLREMDDMMRRVIGPSARVLTDIDPSLWSTTADPNQLNNVLLNLAINARDAMAGVGTLTIRARNVDAHCADRHGTLPVGDYVMLEVADTGRGMAPEVLQRAFEPFFTTKPVGQGTGLGLSMAYGFVKQSGGEIVLDSEVGRGTSVRIYLPRSATEAAEPEVHADLPLYGGLETIPVVEDEEDVRNATCAILSALGYDVLQAGDAAAAAAIIESGRHIDLVFTDVIMPGPMSSTELADVLHRHLPAAQILGVPRATRKGCWRTRASSTPRCTCCRSPIIRTRSARASATCCAATARSMRAALQPSPRRRRDRRPAQAGGT